In Drosophila busckii strain San Diego stock center, stock number 13000-0081.31 chromosome 4, ASM1175060v1, whole genome shotgun sequence, the following proteins share a genomic window:
- the LOC108607350 gene encoding adapter molecule Crk isoform X5: MDTFDVSDRSSWYFGSMSRQDATEVLMNERERGVFLVRDSNSIEGDYVLCVRIKTIYRFKEERFLQLFVRTKTNGGRHAMPQG; encoded by the exons ATGGATACATTTGATGTATCGGACCGCAGCAG ttggTACTTTGGATCAATGTCCCGGCAAGACGCTACAGAAGTGTTGATGAATGAACGAGAACGAGGAGTGTTTTTGGTTCGGGACAGCAACTCAATAGAAGGAGACTATGTTTTATGCGTAAG GATCAAGACGATCTACCGTTTCAAAGAGGAGAGGTTCTTACAATTATTCGTAAGGACGAAGACCAATGGTGGACGGCACGCAATGCCACAGGGCTGA
- the LOC108607350 gene encoding adapter molecule Crk isoform X4, with protein sequence MRKDQDDLPFQRGEVLTIIRKDEDQWWTARNATGLIGQIPVPYVQRLQYDDSMEENDVEQTIPQNSILSSARSAASSGSNSDSPSVSSNQCGTLKRTDLNRKLPASARVKQSRVPNAYDKTALKLEVGDIIKVTKTNINGQWEGELNGRRGHFPFTHVEFVDDCDLRNNCSDIRLNSGNSDWAEQQ encoded by the exons ATGCGTAAG GATCAAGACGATCTACCGTTTCAAAGAGGAGAGGTTCTTACAATTATTCGTAAGGACGAAGACCAATGGTGGACGGCACGCAATGCCACAGGGCTGATTGGACAAATACCGGTGCCCTATGTTCAACGG TTACAGTATGATGATTCAATGGAGGAGAATGACGTCGAACAGACAATTCCACAAAACTCAATCTTAAGCAGTGCTCGTTCAGCAGCATCTTCAGGCAGTAATTCCGATTCACCTTCAGTATCTTCGAATCAGTGTGGCACATTAAAACGAACTGACTTAAAT CGTAAGTTGCCGGCTAGTGCTCGCGTAAAACAATCCCGCGTGCCAAATGCATATGACAAGACTGCACTGAAACTTGAAGTCGGCGACATAATAAAAGTGACAAAAACTAACATTAACGGACAGTGGGAAGGAGAGCTAAATGGTCGGAGGGGTCATTTTCCATTTACGCATGTTGAATTTGTAGACGATTGTGATTTACGCAATAACTGCTCCGACATTCGATTGAATAGTGGCAATAGCGATTGGGCggaacaacaataa
- the LOC108607350 gene encoding adapter molecule Crk isoform X3, whose translation MSRQDATEVLMNERERGVFLVRDSNSIEGDYVLCVREDTKVSNYIINKVQQQDQIVYRIGDQSFENLPKLLTFYTLHYLDTTPLKRPAQKKIEKVIGKFDFVGSDQDDLPFQRGEVLTIIRKDEDQWWTARNATGLIGQIPVPYVQRLQYDDSMEENDVEQTIPQNSILSSARSAASSGSNSDSPSVSSNQCGTLKRTDLNRKLPASARVKQSRVPNAYDKTALKLEVGDIIKVTKTNINGQWEGELNGRRGHFPFTHVEFVDDCDLRNNCSDIRLNSGNSDWAEQQ comes from the exons ATGTCCCGGCAAGACGCTACAGAAGTGTTGATGAATGAACGAGAACGAGGAGTGTTTTTGGTTCGGGACAGCAACTCAATAGAAGGAGACTATGTTTTATGCGTAAG AGAGGACACAAAAGTGAGCAACTATATAATCAATAAAGTACAACAGCAAGACCAAATTGTTTATCGTATAGGCGATCAGTCTTTTGAAAATCTACCAAAGTTATTAACCTTCTATACACTTCATTATCTGGACACCACACCGCTCAAAAGGcctgcacaaaaaaaaattgaaaaggtTATAGGGAAATTCGATTTTGTAGGCAGC GATCAAGACGATCTACCGTTTCAAAGAGGAGAGGTTCTTACAATTATTCGTAAGGACGAAGACCAATGGTGGACGGCACGCAATGCCACAGGGCTGATTGGACAAATACCGGTGCCCTATGTTCAACGG TTACAGTATGATGATTCAATGGAGGAGAATGACGTCGAACAGACAATTCCACAAAACTCAATCTTAAGCAGTGCTCGTTCAGCAGCATCTTCAGGCAGTAATTCCGATTCACCTTCAGTATCTTCGAATCAGTGTGGCACATTAAAACGAACTGACTTAAAT CGTAAGTTGCCGGCTAGTGCTCGCGTAAAACAATCCCGCGTGCCAAATGCATATGACAAGACTGCACTGAAACTTGAAGTCGGCGACATAATAAAAGTGACAAAAACTAACATTAACGGACAGTGGGAAGGAGAGCTAAATGGTCGGAGGGGTCATTTTCCATTTACGCATGTTGAATTTGTAGACGATTGTGATTTACGCAATAACTGCTCCGACATTCGATTGAATAGTGGCAATAGCGATTGGGCggaacaacaataa
- the LOC108607412 gene encoding transmembrane protein 104 homolog isoform X1 has product MRRQVAPDASGNSMASYSSTVGFIFIFNLIVGTGALTLPAVFVKAGWCLSLIVISILALVSYMTVTFVIESMACSNAIQIWQNLQLLRRHRNSVDLDTQHYNQHTDDSHNDVHSEELETMPLNIENEEFQYYQLTYKFELAEMAALFFSEIGRTLFYLCFIIYLYGDLSIYSAAIARTLRDVICDHGDNTISNNRSDVMIFGSEDFKLSANRTCWEEHVISRLSMYRIILVFFTLIVGPIVSLSIQKTKYLQIFTAVLRWLAFTFMICITTKMLITSGPKGHPVAVNVYGSPSLFGACVYSFMCHHSLPSLLAPLRNKEKVIQILSFDYILICAFYIVLAMTGIFAFEHVDELYTLNFLPYNVKYEDFLTGLLIVINYFLSLFPVFALSTSYPVIAITLKNNLKILFLDMTQYDSYHIITRSIFPLLAIIPPFCVTYFTESLSTLVAFTGTYAGAGIQYIIPVCLVYFSRSTCSELLGCGIVNQYQSPFKSKIWLGLVILWSIICVSLVTINLLG; this is encoded by the exons ATGAGAAGGCAAGTTGCTCCCGACGCATCTGGTAATTCTATGGCCTCATATTCAAGTACA gttggctttatttttatttttaatctaatTGTTGGAACTGGAGCTCTAACTCTACCTGCAGTGTTTGTTAAAGCAGGATGGTGCCTAAGCCTTATTGTAATTTCGATATTGGCGCTTGTAAGTTATATGACAGtaacatttgttattgaatCTATGGCTTGTTCGAATGCCATCCAGATCTGGCAGAATCTGCAATTATTGAGACGCCACAGAAATTCAGTAGATCTTGATACTCAACATTACAATCAGCATACTGATGATAGTCATAATGATGTGCACAGCGAAGAACTTGAAACAATGCCATTAAACATTGAAAATGaagaatttcaatattatCAACTGACTTACAAATTTGAATTGGCGGAAATGGCCGCATTATTCTTCAGTGAAATTGGCCGAACATTATTCTACCTGTGTTTCATTATTTATCTCTATGGtgatttaagtatttattcaGCAGCAATTGCGCGCACCTTACGCGACGTAATTTG TGATCACGGTGATAATACGATTTCGAATAATCGCTCTGATGTTATGATTTTCGGATCTGAGGATTTCAAACTTAGCGCAAACCGTACATGCTGGGAAGAACACGTCATATCTCGACTGAGCATGTACAGAATAATTCTAGTGTTTTTCACTTTAATTGTTGGTCCTATAGTGTCATTAAGTAttcaaaaaactaaatatttgcaaatatttaccgCTGTCTTACGTTGGCTAG CATTTACTTTTATGATATGCATTACAACAAAGATGTTGATTACAAGTGGACCTAAAGGACATCCAGTGGCTGTGAACGTTTATGGAAGTCCATCATTATTTGGCGCTTGTGTCTACTCATTTATGTGCCATCATTCGTTGCCTAGTCTTTTAGCACCGCTTAGGAATAAAGAAAAGGTTATACAAATTCTATCGTTcgattatatattaatatgtgcattttatattgttcTGGCAATGACAggaatttttgcttttgagcaTGTCGATGAGCTTTATACGCTTAATTTTCTACCTTATAATGTGAAATATGAAGATTTCCTAACGGGTTTacttattgtaattaattatttcttatcGTTATTTCCTGTGTTTGCTCTGTCAACCAGCTATCCGGTCATCGCAATAACGCTTAAAAACAATCTTAAGATATTGTTTCTAGACATGACCCAATACGATTCATATCACATTATTACACGCTCAATATTCCCTCTACTAGCCATTATCCCGCCATTTTGTGTGACGTATTTTACGGAAAGTCTTTCAACTCTTGTGGCATTTACAGGTACGTATGCTGGCGCTGGAATACAGTACATAATACCCGTTTGTCTAGTATATTTCTCCAGATCCACTTGCTCTGAACTATTGGGCTGTGGAATAGTTAATCAATACCAAAGCCCATTTAAATCTAAGATATGGCTCGGGTTAGTTATTCTTTGGTCAATAATATGCGTGTCTCTAGTAACTATAAATTTACTGGGTTAA
- the LOC108607350 gene encoding adapter molecule Crk isoform X1: MDTFDVSDRSSWYFGSMSRQDATEVLMNERERGVFLVRDSNSIEGDYVLCVREDTKVSNYIINKVQQQDQIVYRIGDQSFENLPKLLTFYTLHYLDTTPLKRPAQKKIEKVIGKFDFVGSDQDDLPFQRGEVLTIIRKDEDQWWTARNATGLIGQIPVPYVQRLQYDDSMEENDVEQTIPQNSILSSARSAASSGSNSDSPSVSSNQCGTLKRTDLNRKLPASARVKQSRVPNAYDKTALKLEVGDIIKVTKTNINGQWEGELNGRRGHFPFTHVEFVDDCDLRNNCSDIRLNSGNSDWAEQQ; the protein is encoded by the exons ATGGATACATTTGATGTATCGGACCGCAGCAG ttggTACTTTGGATCAATGTCCCGGCAAGACGCTACAGAAGTGTTGATGAATGAACGAGAACGAGGAGTGTTTTTGGTTCGGGACAGCAACTCAATAGAAGGAGACTATGTTTTATGCGTAAG AGAGGACACAAAAGTGAGCAACTATATAATCAATAAAGTACAACAGCAAGACCAAATTGTTTATCGTATAGGCGATCAGTCTTTTGAAAATCTACCAAAGTTATTAACCTTCTATACACTTCATTATCTGGACACCACACCGCTCAAAAGGcctgcacaaaaaaaaattgaaaaggtTATAGGGAAATTCGATTTTGTAGGCAGC GATCAAGACGATCTACCGTTTCAAAGAGGAGAGGTTCTTACAATTATTCGTAAGGACGAAGACCAATGGTGGACGGCACGCAATGCCACAGGGCTGATTGGACAAATACCGGTGCCCTATGTTCAACGG TTACAGTATGATGATTCAATGGAGGAGAATGACGTCGAACAGACAATTCCACAAAACTCAATCTTAAGCAGTGCTCGTTCAGCAGCATCTTCAGGCAGTAATTCCGATTCACCTTCAGTATCTTCGAATCAGTGTGGCACATTAAAACGAACTGACTTAAAT CGTAAGTTGCCGGCTAGTGCTCGCGTAAAACAATCCCGCGTGCCAAATGCATATGACAAGACTGCACTGAAACTTGAAGTCGGCGACATAATAAAAGTGACAAAAACTAACATTAACGGACAGTGGGAAGGAGAGCTAAATGGTCGGAGGGGTCATTTTCCATTTACGCATGTTGAATTTGTAGACGATTGTGATTTACGCAATAACTGCTCCGACATTCGATTGAATAGTGGCAATAGCGATTGGGCggaacaacaataa
- the LOC108607350 gene encoding adapter molecule Crk isoform X2 — MDTFDVSDRSSWYFGSMSRQDATEVLMNERERGVFLVRDSNSIEGDYVLCVREDTKVSNYIINKVQQQDQIVYRIGDQSFENLPKLLTFYTLHYLDTTPLKRPAQKKIEKVIGKFDFVGSDQDDLPFQRGEVLTIIRKDEDQWWTARNATGLIGQIPVPYVQRYDDSMEENDVEQTIPQNSILSSARSAASSGSNSDSPSVSSNQCGTLKRTDLNRKLPASARVKQSRVPNAYDKTALKLEVGDIIKVTKTNINGQWEGELNGRRGHFPFTHVEFVDDCDLRNNCSDIRLNSGNSDWAEQQ; from the exons ATGGATACATTTGATGTATCGGACCGCAGCAG ttggTACTTTGGATCAATGTCCCGGCAAGACGCTACAGAAGTGTTGATGAATGAACGAGAACGAGGAGTGTTTTTGGTTCGGGACAGCAACTCAATAGAAGGAGACTATGTTTTATGCGTAAG AGAGGACACAAAAGTGAGCAACTATATAATCAATAAAGTACAACAGCAAGACCAAATTGTTTATCGTATAGGCGATCAGTCTTTTGAAAATCTACCAAAGTTATTAACCTTCTATACACTTCATTATCTGGACACCACACCGCTCAAAAGGcctgcacaaaaaaaaattgaaaaggtTATAGGGAAATTCGATTTTGTAGGCAGC GATCAAGACGATCTACCGTTTCAAAGAGGAGAGGTTCTTACAATTATTCGTAAGGACGAAGACCAATGGTGGACGGCACGCAATGCCACAGGGCTGATTGGACAAATACCGGTGCCCTATGTTCAACGG TATGATGATTCAATGGAGGAGAATGACGTCGAACAGACAATTCCACAAAACTCAATCTTAAGCAGTGCTCGTTCAGCAGCATCTTCAGGCAGTAATTCCGATTCACCTTCAGTATCTTCGAATCAGTGTGGCACATTAAAACGAACTGACTTAAAT CGTAAGTTGCCGGCTAGTGCTCGCGTAAAACAATCCCGCGTGCCAAATGCATATGACAAGACTGCACTGAAACTTGAAGTCGGCGACATAATAAAAGTGACAAAAACTAACATTAACGGACAGTGGGAAGGAGAGCTAAATGGTCGGAGGGGTCATTTTCCATTTACGCATGTTGAATTTGTAGACGATTGTGATTTACGCAATAACTGCTCCGACATTCGATTGAATAGTGGCAATAGCGATTGGGCggaacaacaataa
- the LOC108607412 gene encoding transmembrane protein 104 homolog isoform X3 produces MRRQVAPDASGNSMASYSSTVGFIFIFNLIVGTGALTLPAVFVKAGWCLSLIVISILALVSYMTVTFVIESMACSNAIQIWQNLQLLRRHRNSVDLDTQHYNQHTDDSHNDVHSEELETMPLNIENEEFQYYQLTYKFELAEMAALFFSEIGRTLFYLCFIIYLYGDLSIYSAAIARTLRDVICDHGDNTISNNRSDVMIFGSEDFKLSANRTCWEEHVISRLSMYRIILVFFTLIVGPIVSLSIQKTKYLQIFTAVLRWLAFTFMICITTKMLITSGPKGHPVAVNVYGSPSLFGACVYSFMCHHSLPSLLAPLRNKEKEFLLLSMSMSFIRLIFYLIM; encoded by the exons ATGAGAAGGCAAGTTGCTCCCGACGCATCTGGTAATTCTATGGCCTCATATTCAAGTACA gttggctttatttttatttttaatctaatTGTTGGAACTGGAGCTCTAACTCTACCTGCAGTGTTTGTTAAAGCAGGATGGTGCCTAAGCCTTATTGTAATTTCGATATTGGCGCTTGTAAGTTATATGACAGtaacatttgttattgaatCTATGGCTTGTTCGAATGCCATCCAGATCTGGCAGAATCTGCAATTATTGAGACGCCACAGAAATTCAGTAGATCTTGATACTCAACATTACAATCAGCATACTGATGATAGTCATAATGATGTGCACAGCGAAGAACTTGAAACAATGCCATTAAACATTGAAAATGaagaatttcaatattatCAACTGACTTACAAATTTGAATTGGCGGAAATGGCCGCATTATTCTTCAGTGAAATTGGCCGAACATTATTCTACCTGTGTTTCATTATTTATCTCTATGGtgatttaagtatttattcaGCAGCAATTGCGCGCACCTTACGCGACGTAATTTG TGATCACGGTGATAATACGATTTCGAATAATCGCTCTGATGTTATGATTTTCGGATCTGAGGATTTCAAACTTAGCGCAAACCGTACATGCTGGGAAGAACACGTCATATCTCGACTGAGCATGTACAGAATAATTCTAGTGTTTTTCACTTTAATTGTTGGTCCTATAGTGTCATTAAGTAttcaaaaaactaaatatttgcaaatatttaccgCTGTCTTACGTTGGCTAG CATTTACTTTTATGATATGCATTACAACAAAGATGTTGATTACAAGTGGACCTAAAGGACATCCAGTGGCTGTGAACGTTTATGGAAGTCCATCATTATTTGGCGCTTGTGTCTACTCATTTATGTGCCATCATTCGTTGCCTAGTCTTTTAGCACCGCTTAGGAATAAAGAAAAG gaatttttgcttttgagcaTGTCGATGAGCTTTATACGCTTAATTTTCTACCTTATAATGTGA
- the LOC108607412 gene encoding transmembrane protein 104 homolog isoform X2, with the protein MVPKPYCNFDIGASIARTLRDVICDHGDNTISNNRSDVMIFGSEDFKLSANRTCWEEHVISRLSMYRIILVFFTLIVGPIVSLSIQKTKYLQIFTAVLRWLAFTFMICITTKMLITSGPKGHPVAVNVYGSPSLFGACVYSFMCHHSLPSLLAPLRNKEKVIQILSFDYILICAFYIVLAMTGIFAFEHVDELYTLNFLPYNVKYEDFLTGLLIVINYFLSLFPVFALSTSYPVIAITLKNNLKILFLDMTQYDSYHIITRSIFPLLAIIPPFCVTYFTESLSTLVAFTGTYAGAGIQYIIPVCLVYFSRSTCSELLGCGIVNQYQSPFKSKIWLGLVILWSIICVSLVTINLLG; encoded by the exons ATGGTGCCTAAGCCTTATTGTAATTTCGATATTGGCGCTT CAATTGCGCGCACCTTACGCGACGTAATTTG TGATCACGGTGATAATACGATTTCGAATAATCGCTCTGATGTTATGATTTTCGGATCTGAGGATTTCAAACTTAGCGCAAACCGTACATGCTGGGAAGAACACGTCATATCTCGACTGAGCATGTACAGAATAATTCTAGTGTTTTTCACTTTAATTGTTGGTCCTATAGTGTCATTAAGTAttcaaaaaactaaatatttgcaaatatttaccgCTGTCTTACGTTGGCTAG CATTTACTTTTATGATATGCATTACAACAAAGATGTTGATTACAAGTGGACCTAAAGGACATCCAGTGGCTGTGAACGTTTATGGAAGTCCATCATTATTTGGCGCTTGTGTCTACTCATTTATGTGCCATCATTCGTTGCCTAGTCTTTTAGCACCGCTTAGGAATAAAGAAAAGGTTATACAAATTCTATCGTTcgattatatattaatatgtgcattttatattgttcTGGCAATGACAggaatttttgcttttgagcaTGTCGATGAGCTTTATACGCTTAATTTTCTACCTTATAATGTGAAATATGAAGATTTCCTAACGGGTTTacttattgtaattaattatttcttatcGTTATTTCCTGTGTTTGCTCTGTCAACCAGCTATCCGGTCATCGCAATAACGCTTAAAAACAATCTTAAGATATTGTTTCTAGACATGACCCAATACGATTCATATCACATTATTACACGCTCAATATTCCCTCTACTAGCCATTATCCCGCCATTTTGTGTGACGTATTTTACGGAAAGTCTTTCAACTCTTGTGGCATTTACAGGTACGTATGCTGGCGCTGGAATACAGTACATAATACCCGTTTGTCTAGTATATTTCTCCAGATCCACTTGCTCTGAACTATTGGGCTGTGGAATAGTTAATCAATACCAAAGCCCATTTAAATCTAAGATATGGCTCGGGTTAGTTATTCTTTGGTCAATAATATGCGTGTCTCTAGTAACTATAAATTTACTGGGTTAA